Proteins co-encoded in one Granulicella cerasi genomic window:
- a CDS encoding VWA domain-containing protein, giving the protein MRSLPLALLAAGSLSAAAQTAPASSAPSTSPEPQGYTLKTSTRLVVLDVVVLDKNDKPVTGLDKSQFTILEDKVPQRIRNFEPHVPPANGAPKTVVTSTADLKKIGTDPVDILVLDELNSKFEDMAYARDRMEHYLMRQPEVLPHPTQIVAAGDAHFVVLHDYTQSRQELLDAVKKHFPQYPWQMMRNSSGDGALERTSQTLGVLGQIADASSGTPGRKNVIWMGVGYPMIDTVSLDEEDQDKIMAVVKTITTRLQMSRVVLYVIDPQGVHAVQQDDGTDADGNPTTSGPTDSLGPFADKLDFASFATATGGAIFAERNDIDVAIADSLKEASVYYTLTYTPTSTDDAAAPFRKIVVKLGTPGLHAVTRQGYFSGPPPVEAAPTPTAKTSNQLKWDIAAAAQTTLPYNGLDVQARQDGKGYKLLVLAKDVTWIDEDEGSRRAEATIMVVCYNVKGKELLHKSIEEKERIPAGTDVDHGQHVAFPFAFDVPEKTSRIRFVVRDAGTGHIGTADVNLK; this is encoded by the coding sequence ATGCGCTCGCTCCCGTTGGCCCTGTTGGCTGCAGGTTCTCTCTCTGCTGCTGCCCAGACCGCTCCTGCCTCTTCCGCACCCTCCACCAGCCCCGAGCCGCAAGGCTACACGCTGAAGACCTCGACGCGTCTGGTTGTGCTGGACGTCGTGGTGCTCGACAAGAACGACAAGCCCGTCACCGGGCTCGATAAGTCGCAGTTCACCATTCTGGAAGATAAGGTGCCGCAGCGCATCCGCAACTTTGAGCCACACGTGCCACCCGCGAACGGTGCACCGAAGACGGTGGTGACGAGCACCGCGGACCTGAAGAAAATCGGCACCGACCCGGTCGACATCCTCGTGCTCGATGAGTTGAACTCCAAGTTCGAAGACATGGCCTATGCGCGCGACCGCATGGAGCACTACCTGATGCGCCAGCCCGAAGTACTGCCGCACCCCACGCAGATCGTCGCTGCCGGTGACGCGCACTTCGTCGTGCTGCACGACTACACGCAGAGCCGCCAGGAACTGCTGGACGCCGTGAAGAAGCACTTCCCGCAGTACCCGTGGCAGATGATGCGCAACAGCAGCGGCGATGGCGCGCTTGAGCGCACCTCGCAGACGCTCGGCGTGCTCGGTCAGATCGCCGATGCCTCCAGCGGCACTCCCGGTCGCAAGAACGTGATCTGGATGGGCGTGGGCTACCCGATGATCGACACCGTCAGCCTCGACGAAGAGGATCAGGACAAGATCATGGCCGTGGTGAAGACCATCACCACGCGCCTGCAGATGTCTCGCGTCGTGCTCTACGTGATCGACCCGCAGGGCGTGCACGCGGTGCAGCAGGATGACGGCACGGACGCGGATGGCAACCCCACCACGAGCGGTCCCACCGATAGCCTTGGCCCCTTCGCCGACAAGCTCGACTTCGCCAGCTTCGCCACGGCCACCGGCGGCGCGATCTTCGCCGAGCGCAACGACATCGACGTGGCCATCGCTGACAGCTTGAAGGAAGCTTCGGTCTATTACACGCTGACCTACACGCCGACCAGCACCGACGACGCAGCCGCCCCCTTCCGCAAGATCGTCGTCAAGCTCGGCACGCCCGGCCTCCACGCCGTGACGCGCCAAGGCTACTTCAGCGGTCCGCCGCCGGTAGAAGCCGCGCCAACGCCGACCGCGAAGACCAGCAATCAGCTCAAGTGGGACATCGCTGCCGCCGCGCAAACGACGCTGCCCTACAACGGACTCGACGTGCAGGCCAGGCAGGATGGCAAAGGCTACAAACTGCTCGTGCTCGCCAAAGATGTCACCTGGATCGACGAAGACGAAGGCTCTCGCCGCGCGGAAGCCACCATCATGGTGGTTTGCTACAACGTCAAGGGCAAAGAGCTGTTGCACAAGTCGATCGAAGAGAAAGAGCGCATTCCGGCGGGCACCGATGTTGACCACGGCCAGCACGTGGCCTTCCCCTTCGCCTTCGACGTGCCCGAGAAAACCTCTCGCATACGCTTCGTAGTGCGCGACGCAGGCACCGGGCACATCGGCACCGCGGATGTGAACCTGAAGTAA